One Gammaproteobacteria bacterium DNA window includes the following coding sequences:
- the ligD gene encoding non-homologous end-joining DNA ligase, producing MLDPIEPMLAQARAEAFDDDRYLFEIKWDGTRALCYTGNGDKTWRIRNRRGIWIETRYPELAELATLPADTIIDGEIVVLDNGQPSFPKLQQRDGLSDPLRIELLSQSMPVTFVAFDILALQGRDLRATPLQQRREQLKTLLQAHEFKHVLHSEYIIGKGIPYFAQIEKVQWEGVMAKRLNSTYQAGKRSDDWLKIKVSHMDDFWIMGYSQRDNKEPFVSALAVGTEENGQWRYFAKVGSGFNEAQRAALFEHLGQIPAHNYHLRDVPAEIRWIEPRLRARIKYLEITQDQRLRSPVFECFVND from the coding sequence ATGCTCGACCCTATTGAGCCCATGCTGGCCCAGGCCCGAGCCGAGGCCTTTGACGACGATCGCTATTTGTTTGAAATCAAATGGGATGGCACCCGAGCCCTGTGCTACACCGGCAACGGCGACAAAACCTGGCGCATACGCAATCGCCGCGGTATCTGGATAGAAACTCGCTACCCGGAATTGGCGGAACTGGCGACATTGCCGGCAGACACCATTATCGATGGCGAAATTGTGGTTTTGGACAATGGCCAACCCTCCTTTCCCAAACTGCAACAACGCGACGGCCTCAGCGATCCGCTGCGCATCGAACTGTTGAGCCAAAGCATGCCCGTGACCTTTGTGGCCTTTGATATACTGGCGCTGCAAGGCCGGGACTTGCGCGCGACCCCGCTGCAACAACGCCGGGAGCAGTTGAAGACCCTGTTGCAAGCCCATGAATTTAAACATGTTCTCCATTCAGAATACATTATTGGTAAGGGCATTCCCTACTTTGCTCAAATCGAAAAAGTGCAATGGGAAGGGGTTATGGCCAAACGCCTGAACAGTACCTATCAAGCGGGTAAACGCTCCGATGACTGGCTTAAAATCAAAGTCAGCCACATGGACGACTTTTGGATCATGGGCTATTCGCAAAGAGACAATAAGGAACCCTTCGTCTCCGCCTTGGCGGTAGGTACCGAAGAAAACGGCCAATGGCGTTATTTCGCCAAAGTGGGCAGCGGCTTTAACGAAGCGCAACGGGCCGCCCTGTTTGAGCACTTAGGCCAAATCCCCGCTCACAACTACCATTTACGGGATGTGCCAGCAGAAATTCGCTGGATTGAACCGCGCCTGCGCGCCAGGATAAAATACCTGGAAATCACCCAGGACCAACGTTTGCGGTCTCCTGTATTTGAATGCTTTGTGAATGACTGA
- a CDS encoding MerR family transcriptional regulator, which produces MTEPEKSLQNQTVVFTGKLACCNRQQAQQWVQAAGARCVGAVSKKTSLVVVGMLGFPVLKDGTISKTLAQAEQLQQQGLDLEIISETVLLERLGRKPAQVSQNGSMELAAAAKLLQVTETDIRRWEQFGLVRLQQGKVSFQDLVSLRNIAQLLKQGLNIESINRTLHALQTLIPDLQRPLAQARLLQHGDQSLLVELQGVTMNSSGQLLLDFDAAEAADQAPKTKAIAPQVPAPGKHTTLADTALPQAEQHRRQQDYAQAIEHYRHHLQQHENDALAWYNLGYCLDETGELLQAAHAFEQAIALQHDYTDAIFNLARCYERLHQHQNALPHWKRYVELDGKSEWGKIARRFIHYG; this is translated from the coding sequence ATGACTGAACCCGAAAAATCCCTTCAAAATCAAACGGTCGTCTTTACCGGCAAACTGGCCTGCTGCAACCGCCAACAGGCGCAGCAATGGGTCCAAGCCGCCGGTGCTCGCTGCGTGGGTGCCGTGTCCAAAAAAACCTCTTTAGTGGTGGTGGGCATGCTGGGCTTTCCCGTGCTCAAGGATGGCACCATTAGCAAAACCCTGGCTCAAGCGGAGCAGCTGCAGCAGCAAGGGCTTGATTTAGAAATCATTTCTGAAACCGTGTTACTGGAACGCCTGGGTCGCAAACCGGCTCAAGTCAGCCAAAACGGCTCTATGGAGCTAGCGGCTGCGGCTAAATTGCTACAGGTAACAGAAACGGATATACGCCGTTGGGAGCAATTCGGGCTGGTACGGCTGCAACAGGGCAAAGTTTCGTTCCAGGATCTGGTATCCCTACGCAATATCGCCCAGCTACTAAAGCAGGGTTTAAATATTGAAAGCATCAACCGCACTCTGCATGCGCTGCAAACCTTGATTCCCGATTTACAACGCCCATTGGCCCAGGCAAGGCTGTTGCAGCACGGCGATCAGTCCCTATTGGTGGAACTGCAGGGCGTGACAATGAACAGCAGCGGTCAGTTGTTACTGGATTTTGATGCTGCCGAAGCAGCGGATCAAGCACCCAAAACCAAAGCCATAGCTCCCCAAGTCCCAGCCCCTGGCAAGCATACAACGCTTGCGGATACAGCCTTACCCCAAGCGGAACAGCACCGGCGACAACAGGACTACGCCCAAGCCATAGAACACTACCGCCACCACCTGCAGCAGCATGAAAACGATGCCCTGGCCTGGTACAACCTGGGCTACTGCCTGGATGAAACCGGCGAATTACTGCAAGCCGCCCACGCCTTCGAACAAGCCATTGCCCTGCAACACGACTACACCGACGCCATTTTCAACCTGGCGCGCTGCTATGAGCGCCTGCACCAGCACCAAAACGCCCTGCCTCACTGGAAACGCTATGTGGAGCTGGATGGTAAAAGTGAATGGGGCAAAATCGCGCGGCGGTTTATTCATTACGGTTAA